In Clostridium sp., one DNA window encodes the following:
- the ablA gene encoding lysine 2,3-aminomutase, translating to MVTIRGRELFKDVEDYKWNDWKWQVQNRIETVDELKKYMELTPEEEYGVKKCLERFRMAITPYYLSLIDMNDRFDPIRRQAVPTVEETHISSEDLMDPLHEDGDSPVPGLTHRYPDRVLMLITDQCAMYCRHCTRRRFAGHSDHLLPMAQIEKCIEYVASNPAVRDVLLSGGDALLISDDKLEYIIKKLREIPHVEIIRIGSRVPVVMPQRITEDLVNMLKKYHPIWLNTHFNHPNEITEESKRACEMLADAGIPLGNQSVLLRGVNDCVHVMKKLVNELVKIRVRPYYIYQCDLSMGLSHFRTSVSKGVEIIEGLRGHTSGYCVPTFVVDAPGGGGKIPIMPNYVISQSNDKVIMRNFEGVITTYQEPENYRPDCHCEVCRGNKKVHRIGISGLLNGEKMTIECGDSERKMRMKKFTGRNDPESKSI from the coding sequence ATGGTAACAATTAGAGGGCGGGAGCTTTTCAAGGATGTTGAAGATTATAAGTGGAATGACTGGAAGTGGCAGGTTCAAAACAGAATCGAGACAGTGGATGAGCTGAAAAAATATATGGAACTTACACCTGAGGAGGAATATGGAGTAAAAAAGTGTCTTGAAAGGTTCAGAATGGCTATAACACCTTATTATTTGTCGCTGATAGATATGAATGACAGGTTTGATCCCATAAGGAGGCAGGCAGTTCCTACTGTAGAGGAAACTCATATTTCAAGTGAGGATCTCATGGATCCTCTTCATGAAGATGGAGATTCACCTGTACCCGGGCTTACCCATAGGTATCCTGACAGGGTTCTGATGCTCATAACGGATCAATGTGCCATGTACTGCAGACACTGTACAAGGAGAAGATTTGCAGGACACAGTGATCATCTTCTTCCAATGGCTCAAATAGAAAAGTGCATAGAATATGTGGCCTCGAATCCGGCTGTAAGAGATGTGCTCCTGTCAGGTGGAGATGCCCTGCTCATAAGCGATGATAAACTGGAATATATAATAAAAAAATTGAGGGAAATTCCCCATGTGGAAATAATAAGAATAGGTTCGAGAGTTCCCGTGGTCATGCCCCAGAGGATAACTGAAGATCTTGTAAATATGCTCAAAAAGTACCATCCTATATGGCTCAATACACATTTCAACCACCCGAATGAAATTACGGAAGAGTCAAAAAGGGCATGTGAAATGCTGGCGGATGCCGGTATTCCGCTCGGAAACCAGTCCGTTCTGCTTAGAGGGGTGAATGACTGCGTCCATGTAATGAAGAAGCTTGTAAATGAACTTGTGAAGATAAGGGTAAGACCGTATTACATTTATCAATGTGATCTTTCCATGGGACTCAGCCATTTCAGGACGTCTGTTTCAAAAGGGGTGGAGATAATAGAGGGACTCCGGGGACATACATCCGGATACTGTGTGCCTACCTTTGTAGTTGACGCACCCGGAGGCGGAGGCAAGATACCTATAATGCCAAATTATGTGATAAGCCAGAGCAATGACAAGGTCATAATGAGAAATTTCGAGGGAGTTATAACAACCTACCAGGAGCCTGAAAATTACAGACCGGACTGTCATTGCGAGGTGTGCAGGGGGAATAAGAAAGTCCACAGGATAGGAATTTCGGGCTTGCTCAATGGAGAAAAGATGACAATAGAATGCGGGGACTCCGAGAGAAAGATGAGAATGAAAAAATTCACCGGCAGAAATGACCCTGAGTCTAAAAGCATATAG
- a CDS encoding NAD(P)-dependent oxidoreductase, whose amino-acid sequence MSDRNLVVGFVGTGVMGSSIASNLIKGGYRLLVYNRTKSKADNLVKKGAQWKNRVSDLAKESDVVISIVGYPKDVEEIYFGQNGILENAKRESIVIDMTTSKPSLAQKIYEAAKNRGIYALDAPVSGGDVGARDAALSIMVGGDEEVFEKARPLFELMGKNIVWQGKAGSGQHTKMCNQIAIAANMMGVCEAMAYAKKSGLDPETVLKSIEVGGAGSWSLSNLAPRMIKGDFKPGFYVKHFVKDMNIALNEAENMNLETPALKLSKSLYDKLLEQNKGDCGTQVLYELLNK is encoded by the coding sequence ATGTCGGATAGAAATTTGGTTGTAGGATTTGTAGGAACAGGGGTAATGGGCAGCAGTATAGCTTCCAACCTTATAAAAGGTGGTTACAGACTTCTTGTTTATAACAGGACAAAATCCAAGGCGGATAATCTGGTCAAAAAAGGTGCACAGTGGAAGAATAGGGTATCAGACCTTGCAAAGGAGTCGGATGTTGTGATTTCAATAGTAGGATACCCGAAAGATGTTGAGGAAATCTATTTTGGACAGAATGGAATACTTGAAAATGCGAAAAGAGAAAGCATTGTAATAGACATGACAACATCGAAACCCTCTCTTGCTCAGAAAATTTACGAGGCTGCAAAAAACAGAGGCATATATGCACTGGATGCACCAGTATCAGGCGGGGACGTAGGTGCAAGGGATGCAGCACTTTCCATAATGGTAGGTGGTGATGAAGAGGTATTTGAAAAAGCAAGGCCATTATTTGAGCTCATGGGAAAAAATATAGTATGGCAGGGAAAAGCAGGTTCCGGACAACATACAAAAATGTGCAACCAGATAGCCATAGCTGCAAATATGATGGGAGTATGTGAAGCCATGGCATATGCGAAAAAATCAGGGCTTGATCCTGAGACAGTGCTGAAAAGCATAGAAGTGGGGGGAGCCGGCAGCTGGTCGCTCAGCAATCTTGCCCCGAGGATGATAAAAGGGGATTTCAAACCGGGATTCTATGTAAAACATTTTGTAAAGGACATGAATATAGCTTTGAATGAAGCGGAGAACATGAATCTTGAAACTCCTGCACTTAAACTTTCGAAATCACTATATGACAAGCTTCTGGAACAAAACAAGGGTGACTGCGGAACTCAGGTTCTGTATGAGCTGTTAAACAAATAG
- a CDS encoding MutS-related protein, producing the protein MNYIDRNTLEKTGFYYVLDRLSICCVYTADILYDLKPLKEKDELLLEYKNVEECLPAAGDGIVMNNFRSILGRFKDIRNTFTRCGDGNILDEVELYEIKYFVQLHSEIKELYENCGLDIHGAAFHDFSGIYNLLNPVKSRTSGFHIYDEYSLELKNTRCSKKKFDKMIFREKDARKQRELFERRQELAEREKNLEFQIREKLSFSISENADRLMLAALSLGRLDIALAKAKLALDYDMCPPGISGIERIYMRNAVNPMIKDEVTKRGGMFCPISIDVQNGTTVITGANMGGKTVVLRTILLNYIMAVMGFYTFSDCFQFWPLDFVVFLREDMESVRNGLSSFGGEVLALKKVLDRIKSESGLIVVDEFARGTNPVEGSNIAKALVCYMNRFNSISIISTHYDGVCRFAGFHYQIKGLKNVDFRRLKESGTDGEAYLKSISESMDYTLEKVDGDTPVPRDAINICRLMGIDDEIINIAEKLYGEEEKNER; encoded by the coding sequence ATGAATTATATAGACAGGAATACATTGGAGAAAACAGGTTTTTATTATGTGCTTGACAGACTTTCTATATGCTGTGTGTATACAGCTGATATTTTATATGATCTAAAGCCCTTGAAGGAAAAAGATGAACTCCTGCTTGAATATAAAAATGTTGAAGAATGTTTGCCGGCTGCAGGAGACGGCATTGTCATGAATAATTTTAGAAGCATACTTGGCAGATTCAAGGACATAAGAAATACTTTTACAAGGTGTGGTGATGGAAATATCCTTGATGAAGTCGAGCTGTATGAAATAAAATATTTTGTACAGCTGCATTCTGAAATCAAGGAGTTGTATGAAAACTGCGGACTTGACATACATGGTGCGGCTTTTCATGATTTCTCAGGGATTTATAACCTGCTTAATCCTGTAAAATCCAGGACTTCGGGTTTTCACATCTATGATGAATATTCTCTGGAGCTAAAGAATACAAGGTGTTCAAAGAAGAAATTTGACAAAATGATATTTCGGGAAAAGGATGCCCGGAAACAAAGAGAACTTTTTGAAAGAAGACAGGAGCTTGCGGAACGTGAAAAGAATCTGGAGTTTCAGATAAGAGAAAAGCTCTCCTTCAGTATTTCAGAAAATGCGGACAGACTGATGCTTGCAGCTCTGTCGTTGGGAAGGCTGGATATTGCCCTTGCCAAGGCGAAACTTGCGCTGGATTATGACATGTGCCCTCCAGGGATTTCCGGTATTGAAAGGATATATATGAGAAATGCTGTGAATCCAATGATAAAGGATGAAGTCACAAAAAGAGGAGGTATGTTTTGTCCCATATCCATTGATGTACAAAATGGTACGACTGTAATAACCGGTGCCAATATGGGAGGGAAAACCGTAGTGCTCAGGACAATTCTCCTTAACTACATAATGGCTGTCATGGGCTTTTATACATTTTCCGACTGCTTTCAATTTTGGCCGCTTGATTTTGTGGTTTTTCTCCGGGAAGACATGGAATCGGTGCGAAACGGGCTGAGCAGCTTTGGAGGGGAGGTACTTGCACTTAAAAAAGTGCTGGACAGGATTAAAAGTGAAAGTGGACTCATAGTTGTCGATGAGTTTGCAAGGGGTACAAATCCTGTAGAGGGAAGCAATATAGCAAAGGCACTTGTATGCTATATGAACAGGTTCAATTCAATAAGCATAATCTCAACGCACTATGACGGGGTATGCAGATTTGCAGGGTTTCATTATCAAATAAAAGGTCTTAAAAATGTTGATTTCAGAAGACTGAAGGAGTCCGGAACAGATGGAGAGGCCTATTTGAAATCCATAAGTGAATCCATGGATTATACGCTGGAGAAAGTGGATGGAGACACTCCCGTACCGCGAGATGCCATCAACATATGCAGGCTTATGGGTATAGATGATGAGATTATAAATATAGCTGAAAAGCTGTATGGCGAGGAGGAAAAAAATGAAAGATAA
- a CDS encoding PucR family transcriptional regulator, with the protein MSLLVKNIIELNLLEGAKIVAGERGVNNEISWVNLMEILDALDSLQKGELLITTGYRIDNEALYGDIIPKLKNKGVCGMAIQTGYYVDEIPQYIKSSADKYDFPIIELPPNLTFSHITHVLMENISLQLNLHDDSDFMNLRNKLCRIVNDNSDNYIYRMMESRLKSEVYLFLLSVSHADSSIVTDNIMFRGIEKIKSYFAGIGSEMRIERSGKKVLFIVSLNDNMSLQDIVFDISKILTSLSEEFQMSFLIGTSILESTDNIFSAFNEALTSEETLKKIGAQKGICSSSDIELFRLFEILHYSNYSIRFAYETLKPVIDYDMIHKSSYLETLKLYLANECNITNTSNKLFIHRHTLKNRLNRINELCGVDFKNYYSRIRFSMAIFIYDYFII; encoded by the coding sequence ATGTCTTTGCTCGTAAAAAATATCATAGAACTAAATTTACTTGAAGGAGCAAAAATTGTAGCTGGAGAAAGGGGAGTCAACAATGAAATTTCATGGGTCAATTTGATGGAAATACTGGATGCGCTGGATTCTCTTCAGAAGGGAGAGCTTCTTATTACTACGGGATATAGAATTGACAATGAGGCCTTGTATGGAGATATTATTCCAAAGCTTAAAAACAAAGGGGTATGTGGTATGGCAATACAAACGGGATATTATGTAGATGAAATTCCACAGTATATAAAAAGTTCCGCCGACAAATATGATTTTCCGATAATTGAACTTCCCCCGAATCTTACATTTTCACATATTACCCATGTACTAATGGAAAATATAAGCTTGCAGCTCAATCTGCACGATGATTCTGACTTTATGAATTTGAGAAACAAATTGTGCAGAATTGTGAATGACAATTCGGATAATTACATATACAGGATGATGGAATCCAGGCTGAAGTCAGAAGTATACTTATTCCTGCTTTCAGTATCTCATGCGGACAGCAGCATAGTAACCGACAATATAATGTTCAGGGGTATAGAGAAAATAAAGTCCTATTTTGCAGGTATAGGAAGTGAAATGCGTATAGAACGTTCAGGAAAGAAAGTTTTGTTTATAGTATCTCTGAATGACAATATGTCCCTTCAGGATATAGTATTTGATATCTCGAAAATATTGACATCCCTTTCAGAAGAATTTCAGATGAGTTTTCTTATAGGAACAAGCATCCTGGAAAGTACGGACAATATTTTTTCAGCTTTTAACGAGGCACTGACAAGCGAGGAAACACTGAAGAAGATTGGAGCGCAAAAGGGGATCTGTTCATCGTCGGACATAGAACTTTTCAGATTGTTTGAAATACTTCATTACAGCAATTATTCCATCAGGTTCGCCTACGAAACACTAAAGCCGGTTATAGATTATGACATGATTCACAAGAGCTCATATCTTGAAACCTTGAAACTTTATCTTGCCAATGAGTGCAACATAACAAACACCTCAAACAAACTTTTTATACACAGGCATACTCTGAAAAACAGGCTCAACAGGATAAATGAACTGTGTGGTGTAGACTTCAAAAATTATTATTCCAGAATAAGATTTTCAATGGCTATCTTCATATATGACTATTTTATAATTTGA
- a CDS encoding ABC transporter substrate-binding protein: MKKILSIIIAMSVITVLFAGCGKQSGSSDSSSSGSTLEKVKKDKKVVLAVDDTYPPMEFRDENNKLVGFDIDMGNAIAKQMGIKIEFVSTAWDGIFMGLKSKKYDGVLSSVSMTNERKQSMAFFGPYIHGGQVISVKNGNTSVKSSKDLKGKVVGVQISTTGEESAKKIPGIKQIKTYDKITDAYNDLMIGRIEAVIVDNVVANYYQKQKKGFEVLSEKLTDEPFGAAFRLEDKDLAAEFDKVYKTLKADGTAAKISEKWFGTDVTK, translated from the coding sequence ATGAAAAAAATTTTATCAATTATTATTGCCATGTCGGTAATAACAGTTTTATTCGCAGGATGTGGAAAACAATCTGGAAGTTCTGACTCTTCCAGCAGCGGGAGTACACTTGAAAAGGTTAAAAAGGACAAAAAAGTAGTACTTGCTGTAGACGATACTTATCCACCAATGGAATTCAGAGACGAGAACAACAAACTTGTAGGCTTCGATATAGATATGGGAAATGCCATAGCCAAACAGATGGGTATCAAGATTGAGTTTGTTTCAACTGCATGGGATGGAATATTCATGGGATTGAAGAGCAAAAAATATGATGGTGTTCTCTCTTCCGTAAGCATGACCAATGAGAGAAAGCAATCCATGGCCTTCTTTGGTCCATATATTCACGGCGGTCAGGTCATATCGGTGAAAAACGGCAATACATCTGTCAAATCATCAAAGGATCTGAAAGGTAAAGTAGTAGGAGTACAGATTTCAACAACAGGTGAAGAATCTGCGAAAAAAATTCCTGGCATTAAACAGATAAAAACATATGACAAGATAACCGATGCCTATAATGACCTTATGATAGGAAGAATTGAAGCCGTCATAGTTGACAATGTGGTAGCAAATTACTATCAAAAACAGAAAAAGGGTTTTGAAGTTTTAAGCGAAAAACTTACTGATGAACCATTTGGAGCAGCCTTCAGACTTGAAGACAAGGATCTGGCAGCTGAATTCGACAAAGTCTATAAAACCTTGAAAGCAGACGGGACCGCTGCAAAAATCTCTGAAAAATGGTTTGGTACGGATGTTACAAAATAG
- a CDS encoding amino acid ABC transporter permease, with product MNIDVIISSMPVILRGCVMTIELTVISLLIATLLGILISLLKISSNKVLSYIASFYTWIIRGTPLLVQLFFIYYGLPAIGITLTEFSAAVIALSLNSAAYMAEIIRGGILGIDKGQTEAAKALGFSYVQTMRIIILPQTIRIILPALGNEFIAMIKDTSLVSTIAMVELMRTAQQISSAKFAPIEMYLTAACMYLIMTTVFTALFTAFERKMSKYA from the coding sequence ATGAATATAGATGTAATTATAAGCAGTATGCCAGTCATACTGCGTGGATGTGTCATGACAATAGAATTAACAGTAATTTCTCTGTTGATTGCAACTTTACTTGGAATTTTAATTTCACTTTTAAAAATATCTTCTAACAAAGTGCTTTCATACATAGCTTCATTTTATACCTGGATCATAAGGGGAACTCCTCTGCTCGTTCAACTGTTTTTTATATACTACGGTCTTCCTGCGATAGGTATAACACTCACCGAATTCAGCGCAGCAGTAATTGCACTCAGCTTGAACAGCGCAGCTTATATGGCTGAAATCATAAGGGGGGGCATACTTGGAATAGACAAAGGGCAGACCGAAGCCGCAAAAGCCCTTGGCTTTTCATATGTACAGACAATGAGAATAATAATTCTTCCCCAGACAATAAGAATTATTCTTCCGGCACTTGGAAATGAATTTATAGCCATGATAAAGGATACATCCCTTGTTTCAACTATAGCCATGGTTGAACTGATGAGAACCGCACAGCAGATTTCATCGGCAAAGTTTGCCCCTATAGAAATGTATCTTACGGCTGCATGCATGTATCTTATAATGACTACAGTGTTTACTGCCCTGTTTACAGCTTTCGAGAGAAAAATGTCCAAATATGCATAA
- a CDS encoding lysine 5,6-aminomutase subunit alpha, translating to MKDKLNLNFEIVDKARNCARNISIDVQNFIDRHTTVSVERTICRLMGIDGIDGNGVPLPNVVVDNVNEGENLSRGICFYIVNAMMATGLAADEIALKVSEGKIDLKEFRDGDQFEIMQKSVEIARKSVDIIEKNRKKRNRFVETYGDKQGPYLYVIVATGNIYEDITQAVAAAKQGADIIAVIRTTGQSLLDYVPYGATTEGFGGTYATQENFRLMRKALDEVGSKLKRYIRLCNYCSGLCMPEIAALGAVERLDVMLNDALYGILFRDINMKRTLVDQYFSRVINGFAGIIINTGEDNYLTTADAYEEAHTVLASQFINEQFALMAGLREEQMGLGHAFEMDPDMENAFVYELAQAQMAREIFSRAPLKYMPPTKYMTGNIFRGHVQDALFNMVTIMTGQKIHLLGMLTEAIHTPFMSDRALSIENASYIFNSMKSLGDEIEFKEGGIIQKRADFVLKNAFHLLRDIERDGLFNTIEKGAFAGIKRSREGGKGLEGVIVKDESYFNPFIELMLEI from the coding sequence ATGAAAGATAAGCTTAATCTGAATTTTGAAATAGTGGATAAGGCCAGAAACTGTGCCAGAAACATATCTATTGATGTGCAGAATTTTATTGACAGGCATACTACGGTTTCTGTAGAGAGGACAATATGCAGGCTTATGGGAATTGACGGAATAGATGGAAATGGAGTTCCTCTTCCGAATGTTGTAGTTGACAATGTAAACGAAGGGGAGAATCTATCAAGGGGCATATGCTTCTATATTGTAAATGCCATGATGGCTACAGGACTTGCAGCGGATGAAATAGCACTCAAGGTTTCAGAAGGGAAAATTGACCTCAAGGAATTCAGGGACGGAGATCAGTTTGAAATAATGCAGAAATCAGTGGAGATAGCGCGGAAAAGTGTGGACATAATAGAGAAAAACAGGAAGAAGAGAAACAGATTTGTAGAAACTTATGGTGACAAGCAAGGGCCATACTTGTATGTAATTGTCGCAACGGGAAATATATATGAGGACATAACCCAGGCGGTTGCAGCTGCGAAGCAGGGGGCTGACATTATAGCAGTCATAAGGACTACGGGACAGAGCCTTCTTGACTATGTACCATATGGGGCCACGACGGAGGGCTTTGGAGGCACCTATGCAACCCAGGAAAACTTCAGGCTGATGAGAAAGGCGCTTGATGAAGTTGGCAGCAAGCTCAAGAGGTATATAAGACTCTGCAACTACTGTTCCGGTCTCTGCATGCCGGAAATTGCGGCACTTGGAGCGGTGGAACGGCTTGATGTGATGCTGAATGATGCACTCTATGGAATACTGTTCAGGGATATAAACATGAAGAGGACGCTTGTAGACCAGTATTTTTCCAGAGTTATAAATGGTTTTGCAGGCATAATAATAAATACTGGTGAGGACAACTATTTGACTACTGCAGATGCCTATGAAGAAGCACATACCGTACTGGCGTCACAGTTTATAAACGAGCAGTTTGCGCTTATGGCAGGGCTTAGGGAAGAACAGATGGGACTTGGACATGCATTTGAGATGGACCCGGATATGGAAAATGCATTTGTATATGAACTCGCCCAGGCACAGATGGCAAGGGAAATATTCAGCAGGGCGCCGCTTAAGTACATGCCGCCTACAAAGTACATGACGGGAAATATTTTCAGGGGTCACGTACAGGACGCACTTTTCAACATGGTTACTATAATGACTGGACAGAAAATTCACCTTCTTGGAATGCTTACGGAAGCCATCCACACACCATTTATGTCGGACAGGGCTCTTTCCATAGAAAATGCTTCCTATATATTCAATTCAATGAAGTCTCTAGGTGATGAAATAGAATTTAAAGAGGGTGGAATAATCCAGAAACGTGCTGATTTTGTCCTGAAAAATGCATTTCACCTTCTGCGGGACATCGAGCGTGACGGACTTTTCAATACTATTGAAAAAGGTGCTTTTGCGGGAATAAAAAGGTCAAGAGAAGGTGGCAAGGGCCTGGAAGGTGTTATTGTCAAGGATGAGAGCTATTTTAATCCATTTATTGAACTGATGTTGGAAATATAG
- a CDS encoding OAM dimerization domain-containing protein: MSGGLYSMGKKEFDKTLDLKNVKPYGDTMNDGKVQVSFTLPVENSEKSTEAARLIAEKMGIEEPDVVCHKKLDNDFTFYVVYGSLKYGIDYTNIIVKTIGVKTMSMDQINKYIRKNIKRKLVVVGASTGTDAHTVGIDAIMNMKGYAGHYGLERYDMIEAYNLGSQVGNEEFIKKAEELNADVLLVSQTVTQKNVHIKNLLNLVELLEAEGLRDKVILACGGARITHELAKELGYDAGFGPGKFADDVATFFATEIVKKNFA, encoded by the coding sequence ATGAGCGGTGGATTGTATTCCATGGGAAAAAAGGAATTTGACAAGACGCTTGATTTGAAAAATGTAAAGCCCTACGGGGATACCATGAACGATGGAAAGGTACAGGTGAGCTTCACACTTCCGGTGGAGAATTCCGAGAAATCCACGGAAGCTGCAAGGCTTATTGCAGAAAAAATGGGGATTGAAGAACCTGATGTAGTATGTCACAAGAAGCTTGACAACGACTTTACATTTTACGTAGTATATGGAAGCCTCAAATACGGCATAGACTATACAAATATAATTGTGAAAACCATAGGTGTAAAGACCATGTCCATGGACCAAATCAACAAATATATAAGGAAAAATATAAAGAGAAAACTGGTGGTGGTCGGTGCAAGTACGGGCACGGATGCACATACTGTGGGAATAGATGCCATCATGAATATGAAAGGGTATGCAGGGCACTATGGGCTTGAGAGATATGATATGATAGAGGCCTATAACCTTGGGAGCCAGGTTGGAAATGAGGAATTTATAAAAAAAGCTGAAGAACTCAATGCAGATGTGCTCCTTGTTTCACAGACAGTAACCCAGAAAAACGTCCATATAAAAAATCTTTTGAATCTTGTGGAGCTTCTTGAGGCGGAAGGCTTGAGAGATAAAGTGATACTTGCCTGCGGTGGTGCAAGGATAACCCATGAACTCGCAAAGGAACTTGGATATGATGCAGGGTTCGGACCAGGAAAATTTGCAGATGATGTAGCCACTTTTTTCGCCACTGAAATCGTCAAAAAGAATTTCGCGTGA
- a CDS encoding transglutaminase domain-containing protein → MFKTICRLGAICAAFFFLFIGQTVYAEGNYKVWNDGSTYAVNSDKIWTVTFNRNVDINTAKDSIKVYESDDNSSIPVDISMDDGDKLKISPKEPYKEGKAYVLNIDDNLKDTNGYKLDQPVKCNFKIIRKSVGNAIDINDYTEYYNVVKKAIMDYDSQLVLYIEDYDEGTYNLDVIDSIMNDSPDLRAWYERASGTIQSEDGSSVEMTINFKYEGTKDELTEKNKEVNDEVKRVVNSVTNPAMKDYEKELALHDYVVNNARYDERADVDVNSIPEDSYTAYGILINGVGVCQGYADAMYRLLHEAGIENKMVVGEANNGTGWIGHAWNIVKIQGEYYQLDATWDDPVSYNGSNVLAHSYFNVTDSRLSRDHRWDRSQYPACDSQDYNYSRIMQMYDYRKSAA, encoded by the coding sequence GTGTTTAAGACAATTTGCAGATTAGGTGCAATTTGTGCGGCGTTTTTCTTTCTTTTTATTGGACAAACTGTTTATGCTGAGGGAAATTATAAAGTGTGGAATGATGGAAGTACTTATGCTGTAAATTCAGACAAAATATGGACCGTAACTTTTAATAGAAATGTGGATATAAATACTGCAAAAGATTCAATTAAAGTGTATGAATCCGATGATAATAGCAGTATTCCTGTTGATATTTCCATGGATGACGGTGACAAATTGAAGATTTCTCCAAAAGAACCATATAAGGAGGGAAAAGCCTATGTCCTTAATATAGATGACAATTTAAAGGATACAAATGGTTATAAGCTGGATCAGCCTGTTAAATGCAATTTTAAGATAATACGCAAATCAGTCGGAAATGCAATAGATATTAATGATTATACTGAATATTACAATGTTGTGAAAAAAGCAATCATGGATTATGATTCACAGCTGGTGCTTTATATAGAAGATTATGATGAAGGTACCTATAATCTGGATGTCATAGACAGTATAATGAATGATTCGCCGGATTTGAGGGCCTGGTATGAAAGAGCATCCGGTACAATTCAATCAGAAGATGGAAGTTCAGTTGAAATGACAATAAATTTCAAGTATGAAGGTACCAAGGATGAACTGACGGAAAAGAACAAAGAGGTGAACGATGAAGTCAAAAGAGTAGTGAATAGCGTTACCAACCCTGCAATGAAAGATTATGAGAAGGAACTGGCGCTTCATGATTATGTTGTAAATAATGCAAGATATGATGAAAGGGCTGATGTGGATGTAAACAGTATTCCGGAGGATTCCTATACTGCCTATGGCATTTTAATAAATGGAGTGGGTGTCTGCCAGGGTTATGCCGATGCCATGTACAGACTTCTCCATGAGGCCGGCATAGAAAACAAAATGGTAGTAGGCGAAGCCAACAATGGTACAGGATGGATTGGACATGCATGGAATATAGTGAAAATACAGGGGGAATATTATCAGCTGGATGCCACGTGGGATGATCCTGTGTCATATAATGGGTCGAATGTACTTGCACATTCCTATTTCAATGTGACTGATTCAAGACTTTCAAGGGATCACAGGTGGGACAGGAGCCAGTATCCTGCATGTGACAGTCAGGATTACAATTACAGCAGAATTATGCAGATGTATGATTATAGAAAATCTGCGGCATAG
- a CDS encoding amino acid ABC transporter ATP-binding protein: MYMIEAKNLTKTFGELVVFDNMSVNVEKGEVLVIIGPSGSGKSTFLRCLNSLEIPDSGEVSIEGQVINYKNKKSTRAIIEKMGMVFQNFNLFSHMTVLENVMVAPIKVKRENKNEVEKRAKRIIEKVGLIDKLDMYPSKLSGGQRQRVAIARALAMNPDIMLFDEPTSALDPELVGEVLNVMKELAEEGMTMVVVTHEMGFAKEVADRVIFMDSGKIVEEAAPEEIFNNPKNIRTKSFLSKIIA, from the coding sequence ATGTACATGATAGAAGCGAAAAATCTGACCAAGACCTTTGGAGAACTTGTTGTATTTGACAATATGAGTGTAAATGTGGAAAAAGGTGAAGTCCTTGTAATAATAGGGCCCTCAGGCTCCGGCAAAAGCACCTTCTTAAGGTGTCTCAACAGTCTTGAAATACCTGATTCAGGTGAAGTAAGTATTGAAGGACAGGTTATAAACTACAAGAATAAAAAGAGTACAAGAGCCATAATTGAGAAAATGGGCATGGTATTCCAGAATTTCAATCTGTTTTCCCATATGACGGTTCTTGAAAATGTCATGGTAGCCCCGATAAAGGTGAAAAGGGAAAACAAAAATGAGGTCGAAAAAAGGGCAAAGAGAATAATTGAAAAGGTCGGCCTCATAGATAAACTTGACATGTATCCTTCAAAGCTTTCAGGAGGCCAGAGACAGAGAGTTGCAATAGCAAGAGCCCTTGCCATGAATCCCGACATAATGCTGTTTGATGAACCTACATCGGCACTGGATCCTGAACTCGTGGGAGAAGTGCTTAATGTAATGAAGGAACTTGCAGAAGAAGGCATGACAATGGTTGTAGTCACACATGAAATGGGATTTGCAAAAGAGGTTGCAGACAGGGTAATATTCATGGACAGCGGAAAAATAGTCGAGGAGGCTGCACCTGAAGAAATATTCAACAATCCTAAAAATATAAGGACCAAATCATTCCTGAGCAAAATTATTGCATGA